One segment of Mycolicibacterium sp. YH-1 DNA contains the following:
- a CDS encoding ABC transporter substrate-binding protein/permease has product MTRDGVLRATVLALVLAIICGLGLAPTALANDDQCAPPGEQSASALPTNLAAAARGPESDRYTTPTVEPLDTVDVAALGLGTPGVLTVGTLSDAPPSICINSAGQFTGFDNELLRAIADKLGLRVNFVGTDFSGLLAQVASRRFDVGSSSITTTDARRKTVGFTNGYDFGYFSLVVPTGSPITSFTQLAPGQRIGVVQGTVQEAYVVDTLGLDPVKFPDYNTVYGSLKTRQIDAWVAPSQQAQGTVQPGDPAQIVENTFSLDNFVAYAVDKTNQPLINALNSGLDAVIADGTWARLYSDWVPRALPPGWKPGSKAAPPPQLPDFAAIAERAAQSTSPDSPVGPKSTLSQLKETFLNWDLYRQAIPDLFKTGLPNTLILTFAASIIGLVLGMALAIAGISRSRWLRWPARVYTDIFRGLPEVVIILLIGLGVGPIVGGLTGNNPYPLGIAALGLMAGAYVGEIFRSGIQSVEAGQLEASRALGFSYGSSMRLVVVPQGIRRVLPALVNQFISLLKASSLVYFLGLIASQRELFQVGRDLNAQTGNLSPLVAAGLFYLALTIPLTHLVNYIDARLRRGRAQTEPDDPLDPANPATTQEMV; this is encoded by the coding sequence ATGACACGCGACGGGGTTCTCCGGGCGACCGTGCTGGCACTGGTGTTGGCGATCATCTGCGGCCTCGGCCTTGCGCCGACCGCGCTGGCCAACGACGACCAGTGCGCGCCTCCGGGTGAGCAGAGCGCGAGCGCGCTGCCGACTAACCTGGCCGCGGCCGCCAGGGGACCCGAGTCCGATCGATACACCACGCCCACCGTGGAACCCCTCGATACCGTCGACGTCGCGGCGCTGGGTCTGGGCACCCCCGGGGTGCTCACCGTCGGCACGCTCTCGGACGCCCCGCCGAGCATCTGCATCAACTCCGCGGGCCAGTTCACGGGTTTCGATAATGAGCTGCTGCGGGCCATCGCCGACAAACTCGGCCTGCGGGTGAACTTCGTCGGGACCGACTTCTCCGGTCTGCTGGCCCAGGTCGCGTCGCGCCGCTTCGACGTCGGCTCGTCATCGATCACCACCACCGATGCGCGGCGCAAGACCGTCGGCTTCACCAACGGCTACGACTTCGGCTACTTCTCCCTGGTGGTGCCGACGGGCTCACCGATCACCAGCTTCACCCAGTTGGCGCCGGGTCAGCGGATCGGCGTTGTGCAGGGCACCGTGCAGGAGGCCTACGTCGTCGACACGCTTGGCCTGGACCCGGTCAAGTTCCCCGACTACAACACCGTCTACGGCAGCCTCAAGACCCGACAGATCGACGCCTGGGTGGCGCCCTCGCAGCAGGCGCAGGGCACGGTGCAACCCGGTGATCCCGCCCAGATCGTCGAGAACACCTTCAGCCTGGACAACTTCGTCGCCTACGCGGTCGACAAGACCAACCAGCCGCTCATCAACGCGCTCAACTCGGGCCTCGACGCGGTGATCGCCGACGGCACCTGGGCACGGCTGTACTCCGACTGGGTGCCCCGGGCGCTGCCGCCGGGATGGAAACCCGGGTCGAAGGCGGCTCCGCCTCCCCAGCTTCCCGACTTCGCGGCGATCGCCGAGCGCGCGGCGCAGTCCACCTCACCCGACTCGCCCGTCGGGCCGAAATCCACACTGTCCCAACTGAAGGAGACCTTCCTCAACTGGGACCTCTACCGGCAGGCCATCCCCGACCTGTTCAAGACCGGCCTGCCCAACACCTTGATACTGACGTTCGCGGCCAGCATCATCGGCCTGGTCCTCGGCATGGCGCTGGCGATCGCGGGTATCTCCCGCTCACGCTGGCTGCGCTGGCCGGCCCGGGTGTACACCGACATCTTCCGCGGGCTACCCGAGGTCGTCATCATCCTGCTGATCGGGCTGGGCGTCGGGCCCATCGTGGGCGGACTGACCGGCAACAACCCCTACCCGCTTGGCATCGCCGCGTTGGGCCTGATGGCTGGCGCCTACGTCGGTGAGATCTTTCGATCCGGCATCCAGAGCGTGGAGGCCGGCCAGCTGGAGGCCTCGCGCGCACTGGGTTTCAGCTACGGCTCCTCGATGCGTCTGGTGGTGGTGCCCCAGGGCATCCGGCGCGTGTTACCCGCGCTGGTGAATCAGTTCATCTCGCTGCTCAAGGCGTCCTCGCTGGTCTACTTCCTCGGCCTGATCGCCAGTCAGCGTGAGCTGTTCCAGGTGGGCCGGGATCTCAACGCGCAGACCGGCAATCTGTCCCCGCTGGTGGCCGCCGGGTTGTTCTATCTCGCGCTGACCATCCCGCTGACCCACCTCGTCAACTACATCGATGCGCGCCTGCGACGTGGACGCGCGCAGACCGAGCCCGACGATCCGCTCGACCCCGCCAACCCCGCGACAACACAGGAGATGGTGTGA
- a CDS encoding GntR family transcriptional regulator, whose translation MPKKYGVKEKDQVVGHIVNLVLTGKLRSGDRLDRNEIAEELGLSRVPVQEAVIQLEHDGILSTRYHRGAYIERFDHRAVLEHYEIDGVLNGVASARAAADPTDELAERLGKVLENLRNRVESKGFQQSAAKFRRIVNDTYAGPRLLAAIHSAATLMPQTFWKVYTDSHDELLPFYETEFTAITGRDADQARTTCEERSLLMGRIMVSELIRRGVLPPSQRHQTHPLRSE comes from the coding sequence ATGCCCAAGAAGTACGGGGTCAAGGAGAAGGATCAGGTTGTCGGTCACATCGTCAACCTGGTTCTGACTGGAAAACTCCGCTCTGGGGACCGCCTCGATCGCAACGAGATCGCCGAGGAGCTGGGCCTGAGCCGCGTGCCGGTGCAGGAGGCCGTCATCCAACTCGAGCACGACGGCATCCTCTCGACCCGCTACCACCGCGGCGCATACATCGAGCGCTTCGACCACCGGGCCGTGCTGGAGCACTACGAGATCGACGGTGTGCTCAACGGCGTCGCCTCGGCCCGCGCAGCCGCCGACCCCACCGACGAGCTGGCGGAGCGGCTCGGCAAGGTGCTGGAGAATCTGCGCAATCGCGTGGAGTCCAAGGGTTTCCAGCAGTCCGCGGCGAAGTTCCGCCGCATCGTCAACGACACCTACGCAGGCCCCCGACTGCTGGCGGCCATCCACTCCGCCGCGACACTGATGCCGCAGACCTTCTGGAAGGTCTACACCGACAGCCATGACGAGCTGCTGCCGTTCTACGAGACCGAGTTCACCGCCATCACGGGTCGGGACGCTGATCAGGCCCGCACCACATGCGAGGAGCGGTCCCTGCTGATGGGCCGGATCATGGTGTCCGAGCTGATCCGGCGCGGCGTGCTCCCGCCATCACAGAGACACCAAACCCATCCATTGCGTTCTGAATGA
- a CDS encoding cytochrome P450: MTTAAVHHTYYDDAPMGPDRSAAMDYLRRPGEVYRAGDVYYITSREGVRYAQTHPEIFSSEKAFDGLSAMIQLIPLAVDPPDHARYRKVLDPFFGPKRMRELEDGLRAQVRAHIDAFAPTGQCEVMADLARKFPTQAILTLLGLPHDDLPQCLDWIDGLFHSGTVEQANGEASARQMECSMALFGYLQDKIAHKRAHPGDDLISGVLAITGDDAWTDEQMLGMCFVLVLAGLDTVTAAIGFCLLRLAEDPALRRTLIADPARLPFFIEEVLRLDGPAQMVPRATTQDVEVAGTLIPAGTQVVLVLGTANREGLRSTNVDVIDLDERITHLAFGGGIHRCLGVHLARAELRLMLEEFHARIPDYRLADTPKLSWPAAVVSLETLSLTFPPS, encoded by the coding sequence ATGACCACTGCGGCGGTGCACCACACCTACTACGACGACGCACCGATGGGGCCCGACCGGTCCGCGGCCATGGACTACCTGCGCCGTCCCGGGGAGGTCTACCGGGCCGGTGACGTCTACTACATCACCAGCCGCGAAGGGGTGCGCTACGCGCAGACGCACCCCGAGATCTTCTCGTCGGAGAAGGCGTTCGACGGGTTGAGCGCGATGATCCAATTGATCCCGCTCGCCGTCGATCCGCCCGATCACGCGCGCTACCGCAAGGTCCTCGACCCGTTCTTCGGTCCCAAGCGGATGCGCGAACTCGAGGACGGCCTGCGCGCGCAGGTGCGGGCCCATATCGACGCGTTCGCCCCGACGGGTCAATGCGAGGTCATGGCTGATCTGGCCCGCAAGTTCCCGACGCAGGCGATCCTGACGTTGCTGGGCCTTCCGCACGACGATCTGCCGCAGTGCCTGGACTGGATCGACGGCCTCTTTCACTCGGGGACGGTGGAGCAGGCGAACGGCGAGGCCAGTGCGCGCCAGATGGAGTGCTCGATGGCGTTGTTCGGCTACCTGCAGGACAAGATCGCGCACAAGCGCGCACATCCCGGTGACGACCTCATCAGTGGCGTCCTGGCGATCACCGGCGACGATGCCTGGACCGACGAGCAGATGCTCGGCATGTGCTTTGTGCTGGTACTCGCCGGCCTCGACACCGTGACCGCCGCTATCGGATTCTGTCTGCTGCGGCTTGCCGAGGACCCCGCGCTGCGACGCACGCTCATCGCCGACCCGGCGCGCCTACCGTTCTTCATCGAGGAGGTACTGCGGCTGGACGGTCCGGCGCAGATGGTGCCGCGAGCGACGACCCAGGACGTCGAGGTGGCGGGGACGCTGATCCCGGCCGGGACGCAGGTAGTGCTGGTGCTTGGCACCGCGAACCGTGAGGGCTTGCGGTCGACCAACGTCGACGTCATTGACCTCGATGAGCGCATCACCCACCTGGCGTTTGGCGGAGGGATCCACCGGTGCCTGGGGGTTCACCTCGCCCGCGCCGAGCTTCGACTGATGCTCGAGGAGTTCCACGCCCGCATCCCGGACTACCGGTTGGCGGACACCCCGAAGCTGTCGTGGCCCGCCGCGGTGGTGTCCCTGGAGACGCTGTCCCTGACGTTCCCGCCGAGCTAG
- a CDS encoding LLM class F420-dependent oxidoreductase, producing the protein MSLPIRIGVQLQPQHSPNYGHIRDAVRRCEDMGVDIAFNWDHFFPLYGDPDGAHYECWTMLGAWAEQTSRIEIGALVTCNSYRNPELLADMARTVDNISDGRLILGIGSGWKDKDYDEYGYDFGTVGSRLDDLSAAMPRITSRLAKLNPAPVRDIPILIGGQGEKKTLKMVAQYAHMWHGFTTAETYPAKAAVLDAHCADIGRDPSTIERSAGVEDNSGVLRGEALDALLANAQGLVDLGVSLLTVGVNGPDYDLTAAEALCRWRDERAGG; encoded by the coding sequence CGTCCAGCTGCAACCCCAGCACTCCCCGAACTACGGCCACATCCGAGACGCCGTCCGACGGTGTGAGGACATGGGCGTCGACATCGCCTTCAACTGGGACCACTTCTTTCCGCTGTATGGCGATCCCGACGGCGCACACTACGAGTGCTGGACCATGCTCGGCGCGTGGGCCGAGCAGACCTCGCGCATCGAGATCGGCGCGCTGGTGACCTGCAACTCCTACCGCAACCCTGAACTGCTGGCCGATATGGCGCGCACCGTTGACAACATCTCCGACGGCAGGCTGATCCTCGGCATCGGATCGGGCTGGAAGGACAAGGACTACGACGAGTACGGCTACGACTTCGGCACGGTCGGCAGTCGCCTCGACGACCTCTCCGCCGCCATGCCGCGCATCACGTCCCGGCTGGCCAAGCTCAATCCCGCACCGGTGCGCGACATCCCGATCCTGATCGGCGGGCAGGGCGAGAAGAAGACCCTGAAGATGGTCGCCCAGTACGCCCACATGTGGCACGGATTCACTACCGCCGAGACCTACCCGGCCAAGGCCGCGGTGCTCGACGCGCACTGCGCCGACATCGGCCGCGACCCGTCGACCATCGAGCGCTCGGCCGGCGTGGAGGACAACAGCGGCGTCCTGCGCGGCGAGGCGCTCGACGCGCTGCTCGCCAACGCCCAGGGACTCGTGGACCTCGGCGTCAGCCTGCTGACGGTCGGCGTCAACGGCCCCGACTACGACCTGACGGCGGCCGAGGCACTGTGCCGGTGGCGCGACGAGCGCGCCGGCGGCTAG